One genomic region from Granulicatella adiacens ATCC 49175 encodes:
- the thrC gene encoding threonine synthase, with the protein MSTIQYISTRDTNNRVTASQAILKGIAEDGGLYVPTTLPEVTLDWEVLQNQSYQEIAIEILSAFLTDFTKEEITACVHSAYDTTFDTKEIAPVKKVGDRHFMELFHGRTIAFKDMALSILPYLLTTAAKKNKSDKEIVILTATSGDTGKAALAGFANVPHTNIIVFYPKGGVSTIQERQMVTQAGDNTFVYGVEGNFDDAQTKVKELFADKELNATLAEKGFQFSSANSINIGRLCPQIVYYVFAYAQLVKDGTLAIGDPMNVVVPTGNFGNILAAYYAKGIGVPINKLICASNENDVLVDFFQTGTYNRLREFKLTSSPSMDILVSSNLERFVFELTGRSSDTTNALMTSLKENGSYSVPNTDTALFKQFYGNRASQEETAQTIHDVFKSEHYLLDPHTAVADAVYAKYKKETEDATPTVVVSTASPYKFPQSVLSALDVDTNQSDAELMNAIQQESGIAIPTAVTSVLDAPIRHTKVLSIEGMKQSVLDSLNIQ; encoded by the coding sequence GTGTCCACAATCCAATACATTAGTACACGAGACACAAACAATCGCGTGACCGCTTCTCAAGCCATTCTAAAAGGAATCGCTGAAGACGGCGGATTATACGTACCAACTACCCTCCCAGAAGTGACTTTGGACTGGGAAGTGTTACAAAATCAAAGCTATCAAGAAATTGCCATTGAAATTTTATCTGCATTTTTAACAGATTTTACAAAAGAAGAAATCACAGCCTGCGTACATTCAGCATATGATACAACGTTTGATACAAAAGAAATCGCACCTGTGAAAAAAGTCGGCGACCGTCATTTCATGGAACTCTTCCACGGAAGAACTATCGCCTTCAAGGATATGGCACTATCCATCTTGCCGTACCTTCTCACAACTGCTGCTAAGAAAAACAAGTCTGACAAAGAAATCGTGATTCTAACAGCGACCTCAGGAGACACTGGTAAAGCGGCCCTTGCAGGATTTGCGAACGTTCCTCATACAAACATAATCGTCTTCTATCCAAAAGGCGGCGTAAGTACAATCCAAGAACGCCAAATGGTCACACAAGCAGGCGATAACACATTTGTTTATGGAGTAGAAGGAAACTTCGATGACGCGCAAACAAAAGTCAAAGAGTTATTTGCGGATAAAGAATTAAATGCTACTCTTGCAGAAAAAGGATTCCAATTCTCTTCTGCAAACTCCATCAACATTGGACGTCTTTGCCCACAAATCGTGTACTACGTATTCGCGTATGCACAATTAGTGAAAGACGGCACTCTAGCAATTGGCGATCCAATGAACGTTGTGGTTCCAACGGGTAACTTCGGTAACATCCTAGCAGCCTACTACGCAAAAGGAATCGGTGTGCCAATCAACAAACTCATCTGCGCTTCAAATGAAAACGATGTGCTTGTTGATTTCTTCCAAACTGGAACATACAATCGACTACGCGAATTTAAATTAACAAGTTCTCCAAGTATGGATATCCTCGTTTCAAGTAACCTTGAGCGTTTCGTCTTCGAATTAACAGGACGTAGCTCGGACACAACGAACGCACTAATGACTTCCCTAAAAGAAAACGGAAGCTACTCTGTTCCAAATACAGATACGGCTCTCTTTAAGCAATTTTACGGAAACCGTGCAAGCCAAGAAGAAACGGCTCAAACGATTCATGATGTATTTAAGAGTGAGCATTACTTATTAGATCCACACACTGCGGTCGCAGATGCTGTGTATGCGAAATATAAAAAAGAAACAGAAGACGCAACTCCTACAGTGGTAGTATCGACTGCTAGTCCATACAAATTCCCACAAAGCGTACTTTCAGCACTAGACGTGGATACGAATCAATCCGACGCAGAACTGATGAACGCGATTCAACAAGAAAGTGGCATTGCCATTCCAACAGCTGTAACAAGTGTATTGGATGCCCCAATCCGTCATACAAAAGTTCTTTCAATCGAAGGCATGAAACAATCAGTACTTGATTCCTTAAACATTCAATAA